In one Silene latifolia isolate original U9 population chromosome 10, ASM4854445v1, whole genome shotgun sequence genomic region, the following are encoded:
- the LOC141605679 gene encoding mannose-P-dolichol utilization defect 1 protein homolog 2, which yields MEIFGMNFNCVIDSISHGQIPEKACLLPLISKLLGYCIVAASTTVKIPQILKILEHKSIRGLSVAAFELEVIGYTISLAYCLHKGLPFSAFGEYAFLLVQAIILVAVIYYFSQPVGTGRWMRALIFCGIAPTILAGKIDPMLFEALYASQHAIFLCARIPQIWKNFSNKSTGELSFLTCFMNFGGSMVRVFTSMQEKAPSSVVMGCVLGAITNGTLLSQIVIYQKPPARKEKKDE from the exons ATGGAGATATTCGGAATGAACTTCAACTGCGTAATTGATTCAATTAGCCATGGCCAAATTCCTGAAAAAGCTTGTTTACTTCCCTTAATTTCCAAACTCCTGGGTTACTGCATCGTTGCCGCTTCCACTACTGTCAAAATCCCCCAG ATATTGAAGATTTTGGAACATAAAAGTATTAGAGGGCTAAGTGTGGcggcttttgagcttgaagtcaTTGGCTACACCATTTCTCTTGCATATTGCCTTCATAAAGGACTTCCCTTTTCAGCATTCGGTGAATATGCCTTCCTCCTAGTTCAAG CTATTATTCTTGTTGCTGTAATCTATTATTTCTCACAACCTGTGGGAACCGGAAGATGGATGAGGGCACTAAT ATTTTGTGGCATTGCTCCAACAATCTTAGCTGGCAAAATTGATCCTATGCTTTTTGAAGCATTATAT GCATCACAACATGCAATATTTCTTTGTGCCAGGATTCCTCAAATATGGAAAAATTTCAGT AATAAATCTACTGGGGAACTCAGCTTTCTCACTTGTTTCATGAACTTTGGGGGTTCAATGG TGAGGGTCTTTACCAGCATGCAGGAGAAAGCACCttcaagtg TTGTGATGGGTTGTGTCCTTGGTGCCATTACGAATGGTACCCTCTTGAGCCAGATTGTCATATATCAGAAGCCTCCTGCCCGGAAAGAAAAGAAGGACGAGTAA